The Dehalogenimonas lykanthroporepellens BL-DC-9 genome includes a window with the following:
- a CDS encoding hypothetical protein (KEGG: chy:CHY_2111 hypothetical protein) produces the protein MKRFGRLLAACLVTVGLLSGSAGIVMAADGEEITGYENVTIWIYPEYDDPRLLIMVEGDITGTIAPAEVRFLVPADAQMYSAGSKDVQGRYSGGPPNREASGTHGWDVISYLVTEKTFRVEFYTSQITGYPDKSIDFEYRFLYPVSGLEVIVQEPRASSEFRVSPAGNTFTDSEGFLSHLFTYTTLPEGQPVVVSRQVV, from the coding sequence TTGAAACGCTTCGGGCGATTGTTGGCGGCTTGTCTGGTCACAGTGGGATTATTGTCCGGGTCTGCCGGGATTGTTATGGCCGCAGATGGTGAAGAAATCACCGGGTATGAGAACGTCACCATCTGGATTTATCCGGAATATGACGATCCGCGCCTGCTGATTATGGTTGAAGGTGATATCACCGGTACCATCGCCCCGGCTGAGGTGCGTTTTCTGGTACCCGCCGACGCTCAGATGTATTCGGCCGGTTCCAAGGACGTTCAGGGACGATACAGCGGCGGCCCGCCGAACAGGGAGGCATCGGGGACTCACGGTTGGGATGTTATCAGTTACCTGGTAACCGAGAAGACGTTCCGGGTAGAGTTTTACACTTCGCAGATAACGGGCTATCCGGATAAATCGATAGATTTTGAATATAGGTTTCTGTATCCGGTATCCGGGCTTGAGGTAATTGTCCAGGAGCCGCGGGCATCGTCCGAATTCCGTGTGTCGCCGGCTGGAAATACTTTCACCGATTCCGAGGGTTTTCTGTCACATCTGTTTACCTATACAACCCTGCCCGAAGGACAGCCGGTGGTAGTGTCCCGTCAAGTGGTGTAA
- a CDS encoding transposase mutator type (KEGG: sth:STH2289 transposase~manually curated~PFAM: transposase mutator type) has protein sequence MAKDRMTLLELLRKSGSDGDLDFLREGVKMLAEAVMELEVKQKTGAEKHERSNGRLTYRNGYRGRIWDTRAGTIPLAIPRLRDGSYFPSLLEPRRRAEQALLAVIQEAYVLGISTRKVESLVQSLGLNGVSKSEVSRICGALDDEVERWRHRPLLWRYPYLWLDATYVKVRDSGRVVSQAVIIAYGVRETGEREIIGLEVGPSEDGVFWKEFLRGLVSRGLSGVMLVISDAHLGLKEAISTVLTGVSWQRCRVHFMRNALARVPRGAQAMVSAAIRTIFAQPDRDSAYSQLRRVADNLRLRFGPVADQLEEAEPDILAYTAFPREHWRQLYSTNPLERLNKEIKRRSNVVGIFPNSQSVIRLIGAVLMEQQDEWEVGRRYFSLDSMKKTLEGAQEEPLIMALPA, from the coding sequence ATGGCCAAAGACAGGATGACACTTTTGGAACTGCTACGCAAGTCAGGGAGTGACGGTGATCTTGATTTTCTGAGAGAAGGGGTGAAGATGCTGGCCGAAGCGGTCATGGAGCTTGAGGTTAAGCAGAAGACCGGAGCTGAGAAACATGAGCGCAGTAACGGTCGTTTAACCTACCGTAACGGCTACCGGGGGCGTATCTGGGACACCCGGGCCGGCACGATACCCTTGGCGATTCCCCGGTTGCGGGACGGCAGTTATTTCCCCAGCTTGCTCGAGCCCCGGCGCCGGGCGGAACAAGCCTTGCTGGCGGTAATCCAGGAAGCCTATGTATTGGGCATCAGCACCCGCAAGGTGGAATCTCTGGTTCAGTCACTGGGGCTTAACGGGGTCAGTAAGAGCGAGGTATCGCGAATATGCGGGGCTCTGGACGATGAAGTGGAACGATGGCGCCACCGGCCTTTGTTATGGCGTTATCCCTATCTGTGGCTGGACGCGACCTACGTCAAGGTCAGGGATTCAGGGCGGGTGGTCAGTCAGGCGGTAATTATCGCCTACGGAGTCCGTGAAACCGGAGAACGCGAGATCATCGGGCTTGAGGTCGGCCCCAGTGAAGACGGTGTATTCTGGAAAGAGTTTCTGCGGGGGTTGGTCAGCCGTGGTTTGAGCGGGGTGATGCTGGTAATCAGTGATGCTCATCTGGGACTGAAGGAAGCCATCAGCACGGTACTCACCGGGGTATCGTGGCAACGCTGCCGGGTGCACTTCATGCGCAATGCGCTGGCCAGAGTGCCGCGGGGCGCCCAGGCTATGGTATCTGCCGCTATCCGGACCATCTTCGCTCAACCTGACCGCGACAGCGCTTACAGCCAGCTCCGCCGGGTAGCCGATAACCTCAGACTCCGATTCGGTCCTGTGGCCGACCAATTGGAAGAGGCAGAACCGGATATCCTGGCCTATACCGCCTTCCCCCGGGAACACTGGCGGCAACTGTACTCTACCAATCCCCTGGAGAGACTGAACAAGGAAATCAAGCGCCGCAGTAATGTGGTCGGCATCTTTCCCAACAGCCAATCGGTAATCAGGCTGATTGGGGCGGTGTTAATGGAACAGCAGGACGAGTGGGAGGTCGGACGACGCTACTTTTCTTTGGATTCGATGAAGAAAACGCTGGAAGGGGCGCAGGAGGAACCCCTGATCATGGCTTTACCAGCTTGA
- a CDS encoding hypothetical protein (KEGG: car:cauri_0811 hypothetical protein), producing the protein MEYAVTYTKSDERPSLAISPSGSSDALTAVLVILILILGVGAFFFWMNRAGKKPTGRAARRRQEKSGNKTKTKLVTEKRGETTVSSRFCSYCGQPLKGSGAFCAYCGESTGKGTGKS; encoded by the coding sequence GTGGAGTACGCTGTCACCTATACCAAGTCTGACGAACGCCCGTCACTGGCAATTTCACCTTCGGGTTCTTCGGACGCTTTGACGGCGGTACTGGTCATCCTGATACTGATACTGGGCGTCGGCGCTTTCTTCTTCTGGATGAACCGGGCCGGGAAAAAGCCGACCGGTCGCGCCGCCAGGCGTCGGCAGGAAAAATCCGGAAACAAGACAAAGACTAAACTTGTGACTGAGAAAAGGGGGGAGACGACAGTGAGTTCCCGTTTCTGCAGTTATTGCGGACAGCCGTTGAAGGGTTCGGGCGCTTTCTGTGCCTATTGCGGTGAGTCGACTGGCAAGGGCACCGGGAAAAGTTAA